The nucleotide window TCATCATGAACCGTATTTCTCTGCTCTATTAGAGTAGTTTAACAATATATTTGTTACGTCTAATCCTCTTATTCTTAGGCTTCCCTTTCTAGCCTCCTTCTCGTTAAAATCTCCTACATTATCGTTAATAATTGGATAAGGTACGTAGAGAAGTACTGGAACTGGATCTCCAGTATGTTCTTTAATTTCTACTGGGGTAACGTGATCTCCAGTAAACATTAATATTAAATTATCTCTTCCGATATTGTCTATAATAGCTCCTATTACTCTATCTATCCTCTCTATTGCCTTTACTTTTTCTTCTACTAATCCATCATGTGATGCTGCATCTGTAGCTTTAATATGTAGGAAAACGAAATCATTCTCCTTTAATAATTCTATTGCAGCTTTAGCTTTGGCGTTATAATTAGTATCTATACCTCCAGTAGCACCCGATGGCGTTATAACGTTCATACCGAGTTCTCTACATATTCCTTTTATGAGTGCTGTAGCCGAAACAGCCGCAGCTTTAAGTTTGGTATAGCTTGAAAATGGCGGTAACTTAACGTAATGAGCGGCTCCTCTCAATAGCACAATGTTAGCAGGCTTCTCTCCTTGTTCTATTCTTCTCTTATTTATTTCAGAGGAATTTAATACATCAAAAACTTTCCGCGTAAGTATATTGATGATCTCGGCTGTTCTTATAGCTTCGTTAGAATCTTCTAATGGTTTACTTTCTAGAACTTTCAAGCCCTCATGATGAGGATCAGTATCACTAACCTTATCACTTATTCCTTTCCCGGATAATACTACTGCTATTCTATGCTCTGTTCCTTTATAAAATTTAATCTTTACGTCATTTATCTCTTTAATTTTTTCGTTTAATTCCTTTACTAGCTGCTCTCCTTCTTCAAGCTTCCTTCCTGCTCTCCTATCAACTACAACTAGATCATTATTCACTGTAGCGAAATTTCCTCTAAATGCAACATCTCCGTGGCTAAGCGTAGCTCCAGCTCCTAATGCCTCGAAAGCCCCTCTTCCCCTATAGTAAACATGTGGATCTAGGCCAAATATTGATAGATGTGAAGTATCACTCCCAGGAATTATACCCGGTGATATTGGATCCATTAAGCCAATCATTGAGTTTTTAAGCAAGTCAGTTATGGCTGGTTTATTGGCAGCTTCTAATGGGGTTAATCCATTTAATTTAGATACCGGTCTATCTCCTAAACCATCTGCGACTATTAAAAGAATTTTATATTGCTTCAACCAATCACCGATCTCTTTATTTCTTTTACCATGTTTTCATATCTCATAATATCAGCTTTAGTTAGACTAGGCGTTACAATCTTCATGGTATCTAGGAAATCTTGCATAGTAATTTTTATTTCTAGATTGCTCATGCAACTCTTTATAGTCTTATCAGTGCACTCTTGATCTTTGCACTCCTTTTTGGCTTTATTTAAGCAATCGTAATACTTTTGTCTCAGTACTTTCATTGTTGTTTCCCTAGCTAAGGCTTCTATATCAGCTCCCGTATATCCTTCAAGTTTTTTGGCTAACTCCTCTAGGTTTACACTAGAATCTATAGGTAATGTTCTAGTGTAAATTTTGAGTATCTCTATTCTAGCCTTCTCATCAGGTGGCGGAACATATATTAATCTATCAAACCTACCAGGTCTTAGCAATGCTGGATCTAAAATATCTGGTCTATTAGTTGCAGCTATAACTACA belongs to Saccharolobus solfataricus and includes:
- a CDS encoding 2,3-bisphosphoglycerate-independent phosphoglycerate mutase encodes the protein MKQYKILLIVADGLGDRPVSKLNGLTPLEAANKPAITDLLKNSMIGLMDPISPGIIPGSDTSHLSIFGLDPHVYYRGRGAFEALGAGATLSHGDVAFRGNFATVNNDLVVVDRRAGRKLEEGEQLVKELNEKIKEINDVKIKFYKGTEHRIAVVLSGKGISDKVSDTDPHHEGLKVLESKPLEDSNEAIRTAEIINILTRKVFDVLNSSEINKRRIEQGEKPANIVLLRGAAHYVKLPPFSSYTKLKAAAVSATALIKGICRELGMNVITPSGATGGIDTNYNAKAKAAIELLKENDFVFLHIKATDAASHDGLVEEKVKAIERIDRVIGAIIDNIGRDNLILMFTGDHVTPVEIKEHTGDPVPVLLYVPYPIINDNVGDFNEKEARKGSLRIRGLDVTNILLNYSNRAEKYGS